One genomic segment of Pseudomonas chlororaphis subsp. aurantiaca includes these proteins:
- a CDS encoding LysR family transcriptional regulator, with translation MHIDLRQLRHFIALAEQRSFVAAALAVNLSQSAFSRSIQALEHSVGCQLVDRGRKDLAPTKQGLVLLEHARRLVSGAQQLANEISQFNGLEAGELRFGCGPAPAAGLIPRAIGSFIGRYPKARVQFQVDDWQTLGNRLLSEEFEFFVADTRQFEANPDYLTQRLRPRKWHFCCRAGHPLAEQESVTAAELMSYPLAATIRPPNLRKVVVDLSGRPDFVPNVECENSYSLLGVVMRSDAIGIIGAYSDALHNARGELVCLKIEGLADDLEELYTRYGIVNRAGYRLSPLAEAMIEEIKRTDALDEDVCSLENFAV, from the coding sequence ATGCATATCGATCTGCGCCAGCTCCGTCACTTCATCGCCCTCGCCGAACAGCGCAGCTTTGTCGCGGCCGCCTTGGCGGTGAACCTGTCGCAATCGGCCTTCAGCCGCAGCATCCAGGCCCTGGAGCACAGCGTCGGCTGCCAGCTGGTCGATCGCGGGCGCAAGGACCTGGCACCGACCAAACAGGGATTGGTGCTGCTCGAACATGCGCGGCGGCTGGTCAGCGGCGCGCAGCAACTGGCCAACGAGATCAGCCAGTTCAACGGCCTGGAGGCCGGCGAGCTGCGCTTCGGTTGCGGACCGGCGCCGGCGGCGGGCTTGATCCCGCGGGCCATCGGCAGTTTTATCGGGCGTTACCCCAAGGCCCGGGTGCAATTCCAGGTGGATGACTGGCAAACCCTGGGCAATCGCCTGCTCAGCGAAGAGTTCGAATTCTTCGTCGCCGACACCCGGCAGTTCGAAGCCAACCCGGATTACCTGACCCAGCGCCTGCGCCCGCGCAAATGGCATTTCTGCTGCCGCGCCGGGCATCCGCTGGCCGAGCAGGAAAGCGTCACCGCCGCCGAGCTGATGAGTTACCCGCTGGCCGCGACCATCCGCCCACCGAACCTGCGCAAGGTGGTGGTCGATCTCAGCGGCCGGCCGGATTTCGTCCCGAATGTGGAATGCGAGAACAGCTACAGCCTGCTCGGCGTGGTGATGCGCTCGGATGCGATCGGCATCATCGGCGCCTACAGCGATGCGCTGCACAACGCCCGGGGCGAGCTGGTGTGCCTGAAGATCGAAGGCCTGGCCGATGACCTGGAGGAGCTGTACACCCGCTACGGCATCGTCAACCGCGCCGGCTACCGGCTGTCACCGCTGGCCGAGGCGATGATCGAGGAGATCAAGCGCACCGACGCGCTGGATGAGGATGTGTGTTCGCTGGAAAACTTCGCAGTCTGA
- a CDS encoding TonB-dependent receptor, producing the protein MSPLNLVSPTSPRRLKRLPLALLLAGSAGWSHGYAADAETPAEAPAKANAARPAASGQLETVTVTARRREESAQDVPTPMSVIGGQALESQRVYRIQDLQQLVPSVNVAYMHARQSSVSIRGLGNNPASDGLEGSVGLYIDNVYLGRPGMAVFDLMDIEQLEVLRGPQGTLFGKNTTAGVINISTRAPSFTPERSIETSVGEDGYFQTKGTISGPLNDELAGRFSAYRTRSDGDIKNEHDGHDLNGGSRQGFRGQLLFKPNENFNLRWIGDYNEEDSSAGTRVLYSTGPTINGVNQYQSRATAAGATLVDGTHRKVNLDNDQHVTVFQGGTSLEANWTLPSDFTLTSVSSYRWWDFTPRNDDGLNVPASYNAGVSVEDKQWSQEFRLASPTGGFFDYVLGAYYFGSDLDNRSFAYYGPKADIWNGTPTGALNNVTSIGNGHIRTDSFALFAQGTWHLTERLDFTAGLRGTYEEKSAWVTRNAPVGGAAVTGAAATARRGRAGAYDSGDLNQYSTSPSGLLNLSYRFTDDLLGYATLSHGEKSGGVNLAVGSAPTAGADSLLIGTERANNAELGFKSTLWDKRLQLNANLFWTQVNGYQTNAYDANNRVQYLTNAGSVRSRGVEIESTLVPIRGLTLNLNGSYNDVRYLSYKDAPCPPEVSLRPGAPASCDLSGHQVVGASKWIGNANGEYKWNLDNGLEPYVTGSYAFRSKAVGTVEDSDYGQIPSYAVVNLSTGLRGNYEQGQWDVSLWLKNAFDKTYYTTLWSGGNGGYEGLLGTPRTLGVTGRYDF; encoded by the coding sequence ATGAGCCCGTTGAACCTTGTCTCCCCCACTTCGCCCCGACGGCTCAAGCGCCTGCCGCTGGCCCTGCTGCTGGCCGGTAGCGCCGGCTGGTCCCACGGCTATGCCGCCGACGCCGAAACGCCCGCCGAGGCCCCGGCCAAGGCCAATGCCGCCCGGCCCGCCGCCAGCGGCCAGCTGGAAACCGTGACCGTGACCGCGCGGCGTCGCGAGGAGAGCGCCCAGGACGTACCGACGCCGATGAGCGTGATCGGTGGCCAGGCCCTGGAGAGCCAGCGGGTCTATCGCATCCAGGATCTGCAGCAGCTGGTGCCGAGCGTCAACGTCGCCTACATGCACGCGCGCCAGTCCAGCGTGTCGATCCGCGGCCTGGGCAACAACCCGGCCAGCGATGGCCTGGAAGGCAGCGTCGGGCTGTACATCGACAACGTCTACCTGGGACGGCCGGGCATGGCGGTGTTCGACCTGATGGACATCGAGCAGCTGGAAGTGCTGCGCGGTCCCCAGGGCACGCTGTTCGGCAAGAACACCACCGCCGGGGTGATCAACATCAGCACCCGCGCACCGAGCTTCACCCCCGAGCGGAGCATCGAGACCTCGGTGGGCGAGGACGGCTACTTCCAGACCAAGGGCACTATTTCCGGGCCGCTGAACGACGAGCTGGCCGGGCGTTTTTCGGCCTATCGCACCCGCAGCGACGGCGATATCAAGAACGAACACGACGGCCATGACCTCAACGGCGGCTCGCGCCAGGGCTTCCGTGGCCAGTTGCTGTTCAAGCCCAACGAGAACTTCAACCTGCGCTGGATCGGCGACTACAACGAAGAGGATTCCAGCGCCGGCACCCGGGTGCTGTACAGCACCGGGCCGACCATCAATGGCGTCAACCAGTATCAGTCGCGGGCCACCGCGGCCGGCGCCACCCTGGTCGACGGCACACACCGCAAGGTCAACCTGGACAACGACCAGCATGTCACGGTGTTCCAGGGCGGCACCTCGCTGGAGGCCAACTGGACCCTGCCCAGCGACTTCACCCTGACCTCGGTCAGCTCCTACCGCTGGTGGGATTTCACCCCGCGCAACGACGACGGCCTCAATGTGCCGGCCAGCTACAACGCCGGGGTTTCGGTGGAGGATAAGCAGTGGTCCCAGGAGTTCCGCCTGGCGTCACCGACCGGCGGTTTCTTCGATTACGTGCTCGGCGCCTACTACTTCGGCTCCGACCTCGATAACAGATCCTTCGCCTATTACGGACCCAAGGCGGACATCTGGAACGGCACGCCCACCGGCGCCCTGAACAACGTCACCAGCATCGGCAACGGGCATATCCGCACCGACAGCTTTGCGCTGTTCGCCCAGGGCACCTGGCACCTCACCGAGCGCCTGGATTTCACCGCCGGCCTGCGCGGTACCTATGAAGAGAAAAGCGCCTGGGTGACCCGTAACGCGCCAGTGGGTGGCGCCGCAGTGACCGGTGCCGCGGCCACCGCGCGGCGCGGGCGGGCCGGGGCCTACGACTCCGGCGACCTCAACCAGTACAGCACCAGCCCCTCGGGCCTGCTCAACCTCAGCTACCGCTTCACCGATGATTTGCTGGGCTACGCCACCCTGTCCCACGGCGAGAAGTCCGGCGGGGTCAACCTCGCGGTCGGCTCGGCGCCCACTGCTGGCGCCGACTCGCTGCTGATCGGCACCGAGCGCGCCAACAACGCCGAGCTGGGCTTCAAGAGCACCCTGTGGGACAAGCGCCTGCAACTCAACGCCAACCTGTTCTGGACCCAGGTCAACGGCTACCAGACCAACGCCTACGACGCCAACAACCGTGTGCAATACCTGACCAACGCCGGCTCGGTGCGCTCACGGGGCGTGGAAATCGAAAGCACGCTGGTCCCCATCCGTGGCCTGACCCTCAACCTCAACGGCTCCTACAACGACGTGCGTTACCTGTCCTACAAGGACGCGCCATGCCCGCCCGAAGTCAGCCTGCGCCCGGGCGCCCCGGCCTCCTGCGACCTCAGCGGGCACCAGGTGGTCGGCGCCTCGAAATGGATCGGCAACGCCAACGGCGAATACAAATGGAACCTGGACAACGGCCTCGAACCCTACGTCACCGGCAGCTACGCCTTCCGCTCCAAAGCCGTCGGCACCGTCGAGGATTCCGACTACGGCCAGATCCCCAGCTACGCGGTGGTCAACCTCTCCACCGGCCTGCGTGGCAACTACGAGCAGGGACAGTGGGACGTGTCGCTGTGGCTGAAAAACGCCTTCGACAAGACCTACTACACCACGCTGTGGTCGGGCGGGAATGGCGGCTATGAAGGTCTGCTCGGCACGCCACGGACCCTTGGCGTGACCGGCCGCTACGACTTCTAA
- a CDS encoding RHS repeat-associated core domain-containing protein, producing MDRIAVIEQQLDTFKNSLTRYHEQLRDWYAQASQDLLFKRSRPSLLAMEAVIGYSGSRLTDFESPLLYIARCPLEEPLLIESKLKSTYDIPLGGIQVEVVSLLGVTQATLTLDEEGKGRFQGTPGEYYKIRVHNDVTPADVDALFKVYDKLGNALESWLREEWAGFKPQWPKQSVYTWLHPAQMGIFAGDRETINGVWRRIRWILNILKDPKGHSIRLEDEAQSLTKLAETRPDAMKRAMLLASDEAALFLLVRSASIWLSALPPTQYTHTTALTISSNIISALIDMVLAVVLNIASSGLGDSYLNRRLNARGDFNAVNDFLAAVCATTDSYIEQLAQYTTVAARGVTTLAKNGLVKLYFDGKRNSRLNSPSVLPDASSPATTPDQQINDAASNTCTNGCPVSMVTGEELLTLTDGELDGLLPFKWTRLYRTSAAEIDCGLGHGWSHALAQRLEIHGDSVVWTDHENRSTTFPLPDKQCPAITNTLSRAAIFRGDDPAELILSQAGETVQLFHFRYNSQGATLVAISDAYDNRLHITRDIQGRIKRLDNGAGRALLLRYDRTHIVAVDYQQFLPADTLEDSWSTLKTLVSYRYDAQHRLVEARNAAGEAEHYLYNEQHVILERQLAGGASFYWEWERQGKHSRCVRHWASFAQVSQRYVWDDQGGVTVVYADGSEETYTHDGQARLIRKVDPTGAEHLKAYDDKGRLIAEQDPLGAITEYHYDEAGQQIAVIAPEDEPITYEYENGLVSEIHCGQASWAYEYNAQGDITRQTDPDGHTTRYSYDRQGRLLEIRYPDESQHRLGWNNLGQLLEEQLPDGGQRKYRYDALGRQITRQDERGAITQYQWDAANRLSLITLPGGATRAFSYNAYGKVTGERDELGRITHYEYADGLHLVSRRINADGSQRNYRYDSARLWLTEIENERGEQYRLDYYPNGLLQQETSFDGRRTAYAYDLNGNLLKKTEFGDDGSELVTEYQRDAAGRLLVKTLADGEKVHYSYDTLGRLVGVDDGHWPLAYEYDLQDRLIAEHQGWGTLRYQYDTLGQLSRYRLPDGSRLDYHYQPGGQLSGIDLNGSRLTRHQYSAGLEQQRQQGLLLSHYQYDDQGRLLAHNVSQQNQNLLKRRYSYDANGNLAGIDDSRKGKHRYQYDPLDRLIHVRGNTPESFAHDPAGNLLGGGDHPVTDQANIKGNRLLMQGDRHFDYDAFGNLSRERRGTGQKLITEYRYDCQHRLIGVSLPGGSTATYQYDAFGRRIAKTVDGRTTEFLWQGERLIAESAENRYRSYLYEPDTFRPLAMLDGEGPLKAEPFYYQLDHLGTPQELTDYSGEIMWSARYRAYGNLAVLDIEEIDNPLRFQGQYFDAETGLHYNRHRYYNPGIGRFLTPDPIKLAGGLNSYQYVPSPTGWVDPLGLMSLTGFTTKKVLPGLVGKVIPLSSTLNGKRAEIIEALADVVQPHIKAINQLDGYSLVGFRGSLARGRKGPHKFNAPFNPSDFDVDAFIVSDELAANFAKRHPFRSGNRIVKVSEIQKEIDKALRQRLEFSGLRDERFTFRIFTHKEIERLQEKGDFQLFFIKQGKQHENRSL from the coding sequence ATGGATCGCATTGCCGTAATCGAACAGCAACTGGATACGTTCAAGAACAGCCTGACGCGTTATCACGAGCAGCTCAGAGACTGGTATGCCCAAGCCTCGCAAGACCTTCTCTTCAAAAGGAGCAGGCCTTCCCTGCTGGCCATGGAGGCCGTGATCGGATACAGCGGCAGCCGCCTAACAGACTTTGAAAGTCCGCTCCTTTACATTGCTCGATGCCCACTCGAGGAACCTCTGCTGATCGAGAGCAAACTGAAATCGACCTATGACATTCCTCTTGGAGGCATCCAGGTCGAGGTGGTTTCTCTCTTGGGAGTTACACAGGCCACGCTGACGCTTGATGAAGAGGGCAAGGGACGTTTCCAGGGAACACCCGGCGAGTACTACAAGATACGCGTGCACAACGACGTGACGCCGGCAGACGTCGATGCCCTGTTTAAGGTCTATGACAAGCTTGGCAACGCACTGGAAAGCTGGCTACGTGAAGAGTGGGCCGGCTTCAAACCGCAGTGGCCAAAACAGTCGGTCTATACATGGCTGCACCCAGCACAAATGGGAATCTTTGCCGGGGACAGGGAAACCATCAACGGCGTCTGGCGCCGAATCAGGTGGATCCTCAACATCCTGAAAGATCCCAAAGGGCATTCCATACGGCTGGAAGATGAGGCGCAATCACTGACGAAGCTGGCAGAAACCAGGCCCGACGCCATGAAGCGGGCGATGCTACTGGCCAGCGATGAAGCCGCCCTGTTCCTGCTGGTACGCAGCGCCTCGATCTGGCTTAGCGCACTGCCACCCACCCAGTACACCCATACGACGGCCCTCACGATCTCTTCCAACATCATCTCGGCCTTGATCGACATGGTGCTGGCCGTCGTGCTGAACATTGCGTCCAGCGGGCTCGGGGATAGCTACCTGAACCGCCGACTGAACGCCAGAGGCGACTTCAATGCGGTGAATGACTTTCTTGCCGCCGTTTGTGCAACCACCGATTCCTATATCGAGCAGCTGGCGCAATACACGACCGTAGCCGCACGCGGTGTAACGACGCTGGCCAAGAACGGCCTGGTAAAACTCTACTTCGATGGCAAGCGCAACAGTCGACTAAACAGCCCGTCAGTGCTGCCCGACGCTTCCAGCCCGGCCACCACACCCGATCAGCAAATCAACGACGCCGCCAGTAATACCTGCACCAACGGTTGCCCGGTGTCCATGGTGACCGGCGAAGAACTGCTGACGCTGACCGACGGCGAACTGGATGGCTTGCTGCCCTTCAAGTGGACCCGCCTGTATCGCACCAGTGCCGCCGAAATCGACTGCGGCCTGGGCCATGGCTGGAGCCACGCCCTCGCCCAACGGTTGGAAATCCACGGTGACAGCGTCGTCTGGACCGACCACGAAAACCGCTCGACTACCTTTCCCCTACCCGACAAGCAATGCCCGGCCATTACCAATACGCTGTCACGGGCGGCGATCTTTCGCGGCGACGACCCCGCCGAGCTGATCCTGAGCCAGGCCGGCGAGACAGTGCAGCTCTTTCACTTTCGCTACAACAGTCAGGGTGCGACGCTGGTCGCCATCAGCGATGCCTATGACAACCGCCTGCATATCACCCGTGATATCCAGGGCCGCATCAAACGCCTCGACAATGGCGCCGGCCGCGCCCTGCTACTGCGTTATGACCGCACCCATATCGTCGCCGTCGACTACCAACAGTTCCTCCCCGCGGACACCCTGGAAGACAGCTGGAGCACGCTCAAGACCCTGGTCAGCTACCGCTACGATGCGCAACATCGCTTGGTGGAGGCCAGGAACGCGGCAGGCGAAGCCGAGCATTACCTCTATAACGAGCAGCACGTCATTCTCGAGCGGCAACTGGCGGGCGGGGCGAGTTTCTATTGGGAATGGGAACGCCAGGGCAAGCACTCCCGCTGCGTTCGACACTGGGCCAGCTTCGCCCAGGTAAGCCAGCGTTACGTCTGGGATGACCAGGGCGGCGTCACGGTCGTCTATGCCGATGGGAGCGAAGAGACCTACACCCATGACGGTCAGGCCCGGCTGATTCGCAAAGTCGACCCCACCGGCGCCGAGCACCTCAAGGCCTATGACGACAAGGGCCGGTTGATTGCCGAACAGGACCCGCTGGGCGCCATCACCGAATACCACTACGACGAGGCCGGCCAGCAGATCGCGGTGATTGCTCCTGAAGACGAGCCCATCACCTACGAGTACGAAAACGGGCTGGTCAGCGAGATACATTGTGGCCAGGCAAGCTGGGCGTATGAGTACAACGCTCAAGGCGATATCACCCGCCAGACCGACCCTGACGGCCACACCACCCGCTACAGCTACGATCGCCAGGGCCGCCTGCTGGAGATCCGTTATCCCGACGAGAGCCAACACCGGCTGGGCTGGAACAATCTTGGCCAACTGCTGGAAGAACAGTTGCCTGACGGTGGCCAGCGTAAATACCGCTACGATGCCCTCGGCCGGCAGATCACCCGCCAGGATGAACGCGGCGCCATCACCCAGTACCAATGGGACGCCGCCAACCGCCTCAGCCTGATCACACTGCCCGGCGGCGCCACCCGCGCCTTCAGCTACAACGCCTACGGCAAAGTCACCGGCGAGCGCGATGAGCTGGGGCGCATCACCCACTACGAATACGCCGACGGGCTGCACCTGGTCAGTCGACGCATCAACGCCGATGGCAGCCAGCGCAATTATCGATACGACAGCGCTCGCCTGTGGCTGACCGAAATCGAAAATGAACGCGGCGAGCAGTATCGCCTGGACTACTACCCCAACGGCCTGCTCCAGCAGGAAACCAGCTTCGACGGGCGCCGTACCGCCTATGCCTATGACCTCAACGGCAACCTGCTGAAGAAAACCGAATTCGGCGACGACGGCAGCGAGCTGGTCACCGAGTACCAACGCGACGCCGCCGGCCGGCTGCTGGTGAAAACCCTGGCCGACGGCGAAAAGGTTCACTACAGCTATGACACCCTGGGCCGCCTGGTCGGGGTCGACGACGGTCACTGGCCGCTGGCCTACGAATACGACCTGCAGGACCGGCTGATCGCCGAACACCAGGGCTGGGGCACCCTGCGCTACCAGTACGACACGCTGGGCCAGCTCAGCCGCTACCGCCTGCCGGACGGCAGCCGGCTCGACTACCACTACCAACCTGGGGGCCAACTGAGCGGCATCGACCTCAACGGCTCACGCCTGACCCGTCACCAGTACAGCGCCGGCCTTGAACAGCAACGCCAGCAAGGGCTGCTGCTCAGCCACTACCAGTACGACGACCAGGGGCGCCTGCTGGCCCATAACGTCAGCCAGCAAAACCAAAACTTGTTGAAACGCCGCTATTCCTACGACGCCAACGGCAACCTCGCAGGCATCGATGACAGCCGCAAAGGCAAGCACCGTTACCAGTACGACCCGCTCGACCGTCTGATTCACGTACGCGGCAACACCCCGGAAAGCTTCGCCCACGATCCCGCCGGCAACCTACTGGGCGGCGGCGATCACCCCGTCACCGATCAAGCCAATATCAAAGGCAACCGCCTGCTGATGCAGGGCGATAGGCACTTCGACTATGACGCCTTTGGCAACCTCAGCCGCGAACGGCGCGGCACCGGACAGAAACTGATCACCGAATACCGCTACGACTGCCAGCATCGGCTGATCGGTGTCAGCCTCCCCGGGGGCAGTACCGCGACCTACCAGTACGATGCCTTTGGCCGGCGCATCGCCAAAACGGTCGACGGCCGCACCACTGAATTCTTGTGGCAAGGCGAACGGCTGATCGCCGAAAGCGCCGAAAATCGCTACCGCAGCTACCTCTATGAACCTGACACCTTCCGCCCGTTGGCCATGCTCGACGGCGAAGGCCCACTCAAGGCCGAACCCTTTTACTACCAACTCGACCACCTCGGCACGCCACAGGAACTGACGGACTACAGCGGGGAAATCATGTGGTCGGCCAGGTATCGGGCCTATGGCAACCTGGCTGTGCTGGACATTGAGGAAATCGACAATCCGTTACGGTTCCAGGGGCAGTACTTCGATGCGGAAACCGGGCTGCACTACAACCGGCATCGTTACTACAACCCGGGTATCGGCCGCTTTTTAACACCGGATCCGATCAAGCTGGCGGGGGGGCTTAATAGCTATCAATACGTACCTAGCCCTACGGGATGGGTGGATCCATTGGGGTTGATGAGTTTAACAGGGTTCACAACCAAAAAAGTCCTCCCGGGCCTCGTAGGTAAAGTCATCCCCCTATCTTCCACGCTGAACGGCAAACGTGCGGAAATAATTGAGGCTTTAGCGGACGTTGTTCAACCTCATATAAAAGCAATAAACCAGCTTGATGGATACTCATTAGTTGGGTTCCGTGGTAGTTTGGCTCGAGGAAGAAAGGGGCCACATAAATTTAATGCCCCATTTAACCCATCAGACTTTGATGTTGATGCCTTCATAGTGAGTGACGAGCTTGCTGCAAACTTTGCTAAACGGCACCCATTTAGAAGTGGCAATCGTATTGTCAAAGTTTCAGAAATCCAAAAAGAAATTGATAAAGCCCTAAGACAGCGTTTAGAGTTCTCTGGACTTAGAGATGAACGTTTTACCTTCCGTATATTCACTCACAAGGAAATTGAAAGACTCCAGGAAAAAGGCGACTTTCAATTATTTTTTATTAAGCAAGGAAAACAGCATGAAAACCGTAGTCTATAG